Proteins encoded together in one Scheffersomyces stipitis CBS 6054 chromosome 5, complete sequence window:
- the THS1 gene encoding threonyl-tRNA synthetase (Threonyl-tRNA synthetase, cytoplasmic (Threonine--tRNA ligase) (ThrRS)~go_function tRNA ligase activity; ATP binding~go_process tRNA aminoacylation for protein translation; protein biosynthesis), with amino-acid sequence MAVEDIKEGVQNLTVAHDQAQKAEKVSKPKKEKKQATSSKNPLLLDPQPEFIEERIKLFDELKAKYDEEIKNKERKPIKITLKDGTVKEGVAYDTTPLDIATSIGKSFLERQVIAKINGSQLWDLPRPLEDDVTLDFLDFDHPEGKAVFWHSSAHILGEACECHYGSHLSHGPPTEDGFFYDMSINGGETSVSQSDFSNLEQVATKAIKEKQKFERLEMSKEDLLKMFHYNKYKVKFISDKIPDGTSTTVYRCGPLIDLCVGPHIPHSGRIKAFKVLKNSSSYFLGDSANDSLQRVYGISFPDKKLMTDHLKFLAEAAERDHRRIGKEQELFFFNEMSPGSAFWLPHGTRIYNALVQFIRDEYQVRGFDEVITPNMFNHKLWETSGHWGNYKENMFTFDVEKETFGLKPMNCPGHCVIFKSRERSYRELPWRVADFGVLHRNEFSGALSGLTRVRRFQQDDAHIFCTTDQIGSEIKGAFDFLNKVYGTFGFQFKMELSTRPEKYVGEIETWNSAEKMLEKSLNEFKGEGGWELNPGDGAFYGPKIDIMISDALNRWFQCATIQLDFQLPNRFELEYKAETNDKGSSTSRPVMIHRAILGSVERMTAILIEHYKGKWPFWLSPRQILIVPVGPKYYEYGQKLQKELNDKYSFYADVDVSGNTLPKKIRTGQLYKYNFIFIVGDEEEQSASVNVRNRDIPEEQGKNAMVKFDEVVKQLVSLRDEKRDDNKLV; translated from the coding sequence ATGGCCGTTGAAGACATCAAGGAAGGAGTCCAGAACTTGACTGTGGCTCATGATCAAGCCCAGAAGGCCGAAAAAGTTCTGAAGCctaagaaggaaaagaaacagGCTACCTCATCGAAGAATCCATTATTGTTGGACCCCCAGCCAGAATTCATTGAAGAGCGTATTAAGTTGTTTGACGAATTGAAGGCCAAGTACGATGAAgagatcaagaacaaggagCGTAAACCTATCAAGATCACGTTGAAGGACGGCACTGTTAAGGAAGGTGTAGCCTACGACACTACACCTTTGGACATTGCTACCTCCATCGGAAAGTCCTTTTTGGAAAGACAGGTAATTGCCAAAATCAACGGCTCTCAATTGTGGGATTTACCAAGACCTTTGGAAGATGATGTCACTCTCGATTTTTTGGACTTTGACCATCCTGAAGGTAAGGCTGTTTTCTGGCACTCTTCTGCCCATATATTGGGTGAAGCCTGTGAATGCCACTACGGTTCCCACTTATCCCACGGTCCTCCTACTGAAGATGGATTCTTTTACGACATGTCCATCAACGGAGGGGAGACCTCGGTATCGCAGTCggatttttcaaacttggaaCAGGTTGCTACCAAGGCTATAAAGGAAAAGCAAAAGTTTGAAAGATTAGAAATGTCCAAGgaagatttgttgaagatgttccactacaacaagtacaaggTCAAGTTTATTTCCGACAAAATCCCAGACGGAACTTCTACCACTGTGTACAGATGTGGACCATTGATCGACTTGTGTGTCGGCCCTCATATTCCTCACTCGGGCAGAATCAAGGCTTTcaaagtgttgaagaattcgtCGTCGTACTTCTTGGGTGATTCTGCCAACGACTCGTTGCAAAGAGTCTACGGTATCTCTTTCCCTGACAAGAAGTTAATGACCGACCatttgaagttcttggctgaagctgctgaaAGAGACCACAGAAGGATTGGTAAGGAACAggaattgttcttcttcaacgaaaTGTCGCCTGGCTCCGCCTTCTGGTTGCCCCATGGTACCAGAATATACAATGCATTAGTTCAATTCATCAGAGATGAGTACCAGGTTAGAGGTTTTGATGAAGTCATCACTCCTAACATGTTTAACCACAAATTGTGGGAAACCTCGGGCCACTGGGGTAACTACAAGGAGAACATGTTCACctttgatgttgaaaaGGAAACCTTTGGTTTGAAGCCAATGAACTGTCCTGGACACTGCGTGATTTTCAAGTCTCGTGAAAGGTCGTACCGTGAGTTGCCATGGCGTGTTGCTGATTTCGGTGTTCTCCACAGAAACGAATTTTCCGGTGCCTTGTCTGGATTAACCAGAGTCCGTCGTTTCCAACAGGATGATGCTCATATCTTCTGTACTACTGACCAGATCGGTAGCGAAATCAAAGGTGcctttgacttcttgaataagGTGTATGGTACTTTTGGTTTCCAGTTCAAGATGGAATTATCCACCAGACCGGAAAAATATGTTGGTGAGATCGAAACGTGGAACTCCGCCGAAAAGATGTTAGAAAAGTCCTTGAACGAGTTCAAGGGTGAAGGTGGTTGGGAATTGAACCCCGGTGATGGTGCCTTCTACGGTCCAAAGATCGATATCATGATTAGTGATGCATTAAATAGATGGTTCCAATGTGCCACCATCCAATTGGATTTCCAGTTGCCCAACCGTTTTGAGTTGGAATATAAGGCTGAAACTAACGACAAGGGTTCGTCCACCAGCAGACCTGTGATGATCCACAGAGCCATTTTGGGTTCGGTGGAAAGAATGACTGCCATCTTGATTGAACACTACAAGGGTAAGTGGCCATTCTGGTTGTCACCAAGACAGATCTTGATTGTTCCAGTTGGTCCAAAGTACTATGAATACGGTCAGAAGCTTCAGAAGGAGTTGAACGACAAGTACAGCTTCTACGCCGATGTCGATGTCTCCGGTAACActttgccaaagaagatcagaaCTGGTCAACTCTACAAGTAcaacttcattttcattgtcggtgacgaagaagagcagAGTGCATCTGTCAACGTCAGAAACAGAGAtattccagaagaacaaggtAAGAATGCCATGGTTAAGTTTGACGAGGTTGTCAAGCAATTGGTTTCTTTAAGAGATGAGAAGAGGGAtgacaacaagttggtttAG
- a CDS encoding mitochondrial 54S ribosomal protein YmL38/YmL34 (go_component intracellular; ribosome~go_function structural constituent of ribosome~go_process protein biosynthesis), with protein MIYLKSLLNVIDNSGAQVVECIKVLRHGPLNFAKVGDEITVVVKKARPLQAEITGQSANNRVKRRDICRAIVVRTKAPFRRPDGSVVRFDDNACVLVNKSGEPLGTRISSVVAKELRDLQYNKIVSLAPKTF; from the coding sequence ATGATCTACTTGAAATCGCTTTTGAACGTCATCGACAACTCCGGAGCCCAAGTTGTGGAATGTATTAAAGTGTTGCGTCACGGGCCATTGAATTTTGCCAAGGTCGGAGATGAAATAACAGTAGTAGTCAAGAAGGCCAGACCCTTACAAGCAGAAATCACCGGCCAATCAGCCAACAACAGagtgaaaagaagagatatTTGTCGTGCCATAGTGGTAAGAACCAAAGCTCCATTCAGAAGACCCGACGGTTCTGTAGTCAGATTTGATGATAATGCATGTGTCTTGGTCAACAAGAGTGGTGAGCCTTTGGGAACAAGAATCTCGTCTGTTGTAGCCAAGGAGTTAAGAGACTTGcagtacaacaagatcgTGTCGTTGGCTCCAAAGACGTTTTAG
- a CDS encoding predicted protein (go_function molecular function unknown) yields the protein WNESEIITDRKSRFQARHVQINDPSEVTPALDQFVFQHKSIVKNASHPHIIAWRTGIPESEPIPNSFWNRSTSMCSGTTRFTNVQQGYKDNGEKGAGSRLLEQVLVNNNIYNVLVIVTRWYGGNPIGSSRFRHIVNSSLNSLRKGNRLENR from the exons TGGAATGAGTCCGAAATTATCACTGATAGGAAGTCTCGTTTCCAAGCAAGACATGTACAGATAAACGATCCCAGTGAGGTGACACCAGCCCTTGACCAATTTGTATTCCAACATAAAAGTATAGTCAAAAACGCGAGCCATCCTCATATAATAGCTTGGAGAACTGGTATCCCAGAGTCTGAGCCAATACCCAA TTCCTTTTGGAATAGGTCTACCAGCATGTGTTCTGGCACTACCAGGTTTACTAATGTACAGCAGGGTTATAAGGATAATGGAGAGAAAGGAGCCGGTTCAAGGCTCTTGGAGCAGGTTTTAGTTAATAACAATATCTACAATGTTCTTGTGATAGTAACTCGATGGTACGGTGGAAATCCCATTGGAAGTCTGCGGTTCCGCCACATCGTTAACAGCAGCTTGAACAGTCTTAGAAAGGGAAATAGACTTGAGAATCGATGA
- the CHM1 gene encoding conserved hypothetical membrane protein, which yields MSSSPSPSPTPSRRVVGNKVILTIDLVSLVIGLYGMQTNILTIELPDHLAEAGHWQFLTNLSLVYSLFVFLIGFVAHLTKSELLFDFKNNIHPMGLALESIVTMIYWPLRLFFLHLLVGEPSKFKLPLSTDLSIHLMPVVSLLIDYFVFMPRWTIKTTTALGLVLSLTSGYWFLLKNLIDVTKGARYPYAFLDVDSDEKRMVVFAMVALVAFAQFLIMRKLYDVVVVYNEKLDDKIDMELDSFERKSKKID from the coding sequence ATGTCGTCGTCACCTTCACCATCTCCAACTCCGTCTAGACGTGTTGTTGGCAACAAAGTGATTTTAACTATCGATTTGGTGTCCTTAGTGATTGGGCTCTATGGCATGCAGACCAACATCTTGACCATCGAGCTTCCAGACCATTTGGCTGAAGCTGGCCACTGGCAGTTTCTCACCAACCTTTCGCTTGTATACTCGCTCTTCGTGTTTCTCATCGGGTTTGTAGCCCACTTAACCAAGTCCGAATTGTTGttcgacttcaagaacaatatTCATCCCATGGGTCTTGCACTCGAAAGCATCGTCACAATGATCTACTGGCCCCTTCGTCTCTTTTTCCTCCACCTACTAGTAGGAGAGCCCTCAAAGTTCAAACTTCCCTTATCAACAGACTTGTCGATTCATTTGATGCCCGTGGTGTCTTTGCTCATCGACTACTTTGTATTCATGCCTCGGTGGACCATCAAAACTACCACAGCTCTCGGGCTTGTTTTGTCGTTGACTCTGGGCTACTGGTTCTTGCTCAAGAACCTCATCGACGTCACAAAGGGAGCAAGATACCCCTACGCCTTCTTGGATGTCGACTCGGATGAAAAGAGAATGGTGGTATTTGCCATGGTGGCTCTTGTAGCATTCGCGCAGTTCTTGATAATGCGCAAATTATACGACGTAGTGGTAGTCTACAATGAGAAGCTCGACGACAAGATCGACATGGAACTCGATTCGTTCGAGaggaaatcgaagaagatCGACTAG